A window of Cellulomonas wangleii genomic DNA:
CCGGCAACGGCCACAGGGCGGCGACGTCGGTCGCCTCGAGCCGCGCCACGGCGGGGCGGGGCGGCAACGTCAGCCCCAGGTCGACCACCTCGACGCGACCTGCCGCATCCGCCGCGGGTGGCAGCAGCAGCGCCGGCTTGCACGCGCCGAAGGTCACCGTGAGGTCGACATCCGGTACCTCACCGGTGCGGGTGCCGTCGTCGACGCCGACCCCGGAGGGCACGTCGACCGCGACGACCAGCGGGCGGGCGTCGGCGTCGAGGGTCCGCAGCCGGGCCAGCAGGCGCGCGCCGGGGCCGCGCACCCCGCCGCGCCCGCCGATGCCCAGCAGCCCGTCGAGCACCACGTCCGCGCGCGCCAGATCCTGTGCGGCGTCGTCCGCAGCGGCGTCGTCGAGCGTCGGGACGACGCGTCCGTGCGCGGCCCGCAGGGCGTCCAGACCGCCGGCGTGGGTGCGGTCCGACGTGAGCAGCGCCGTGACCTGCGCACCGCGTCGCGCCAGCAGCGCCCCGGCGTGCAGCGTGTCGCCGCCGTTGTTGCCGGACCCGACCAGCAGCGTCACCCGCGCGCCGCCGACACGGCCGCGCGTGGCACGCAGCTCCCGCCCCACGTGCACCGCCAGCGCGAACGCCGCGCGCTCCATCAGCGGCACCCCGGACGCGAGCAGCGGTCGCTCGGCCGCACGCACGTCGTCCGCGGTCCACGAGGTCAGCACCCGACCATCCTGCCGTGCCGGCGGGAACCGCGCCCGGACGGCTGCCCACCGGACACCGGCTTCCGCGCGTCGCCACGGACCGGTACTTTCCGGACCGACGGGCTCTCGGGGCGGCAGTCACACGGCGGGGAAGGTGCGTGACGGTGCGCGTGGTGGAGATCAGCGCGGACGCGGTCGCGGGTGTGCGCTCGGACGTCGCGGCGGTGCGGGAGTCGCTGGACGCGGACTGGGGGTCGCTGCGGTCACGGGCGCTGGCACTCGGAGTGCGCACCTCGGGGTTCGACGACGTGCTGGGCGCCGGTGACCGCCTCGGCACCCACGTGCTGCCCGTGGTCGACCGGCACCTGGACCGGGCCCGGGCGCTGGAGCAGCTGCGGTACGGGACGACCGGCCGCCCGCTGCCCGTGCTCGACGTGGACCCCGCACCCCTCGCCGTGCCGTTCACCTCCTCCCCCATCGGTGACGGCGGCACGACCCTGACCTGGGCGGCCACCTCCTCGGCCGAGGTCGCCGCCGACCAGCGGCAGACCGAGGAGTCCCGCGGCATCGGCGACTGGTTCTCCGACCGGTGGGACGACGTGTCCGACGCGGTCGACGACGGCACCGACTGGGTCCCCGACACCGCCGGCGAGGCCTGGGAGGCGGTCACCGAGGCCGGTGCGGCCGTCGGGGACTGGTGGGAGCGCACCACCGCCGACCTCGGCACGTGGATCGACACCCACCTGACAGGGGTCCGCGAGTTCATCGGCCGGCACGTGGCGGTCTTCCGGTTCCTGGCCGACGCCCTGCGGATCGTCGGGTGGATCCTCGTCGTCGTCGGGGTCGTGCTGTCCGTCGCGCTGGCGATCATCGGCGCCATGGGCGGCACCGCCGCCGGCGCGGTCTTCGGGTTCGGCGTCGGCGCTGTGCCGGGCGGTGCGGCCGGCGCGGTCGCGGGGCTCTCCTTCGGTCTGAAGGTCCTCGGCGTCGGGTTCACCCTTGTCGCCGTCGGGGACTTCCTCGACGTGGCTGCCGACTGGGGCGAGGGCAAGATCGCCGGGCAGGACCTCGTCAAGCTCGGGTCGCTGGAGCTCGGGCTGGCCCTGACGTCCCTCATCGGCGTCGGGGTCGTCGGGAAGATCCTGCAGAAGGCCGTGAAGCACATGCCCGCGTCGTGGCGGCGGCGGATCCTGGATCTGGTCCACAGTGACCCCACGCTGCCGTCCCGCGCGCCCGACCCCGAAGCCGTCCCCGGCGGGCGCCCCACCCGGATCAAGCCCCGCGACGA
This region includes:
- a CDS encoding CdiA C-terminal domain-containing protein, whose translation is MTVRVVEISADAVAGVRSDVAAVRESLDADWGSLRSRALALGVRTSGFDDVLGAGDRLGTHVLPVVDRHLDRARALEQLRYGTTGRPLPVLDVDPAPLAVPFTSSPIGDGGTTLTWAATSSAEVAADQRQTEESRGIGDWFSDRWDDVSDAVDDGTDWVPDTAGEAWEAVTEAGAAVGDWWERTTADLGTWIDTHLTGVREFIGRHVAVFRFLADALRIVGWILVVVGVVLSVALAIIGAMGGTAAGAVFGFGVGAVPGGAAGAVAGLSFGLKVLGVGFTLVAVGDFLDVAADWGEGKIAGQDLVKLGSLELGLALTSLIGVGVVGKILQKAVKHMPASWRRRILDLVHSDPTLPSRAPDPEAVPGGRPTRIKPRDDPPTRRSLERENDSARTLAREGYDVVQNPVVPGRKKPDYLIEGRVFDALSPSTPTARNVRSAIDKKIQSGQTSRIVLNLDDTVVTRAQVIAALRAEPVEGLREVLVVEDGAVSHLRF